Proteins from one Melospiza melodia melodia isolate bMelMel2 chromosome 18, bMelMel2.pri, whole genome shotgun sequence genomic window:
- the LOC134426619 gene encoding lysosomal alpha-glucosidase-like encodes MKSYQKLTAAQPAACRLEEEGAAPVPSGHGKLAPWWVGSGLLVAAVLLSTVTVWVLRQVSGGWLGPTAPPKCLAVPESRRFDCYPERRVVVTQELCESRGCCFIPSPPLAEGRQGVPWCFYPPDFPSYTLESLNQTALGMVGLLVQREKAYYPRDIQKLRLDVEFETDTRLHIKITDAANPRYEVPLDVPRVMKRAENPIYSLNFSWDPFGVVLQRKATGTVLLNTTVAPLIFADQFLQISTSLPSRFLYGLGEHRDSLLHSLDWNTLTLWARDVSPTESFNLYGAHPFYLLMEEGGNAHGVFLLNSNAMEVALQPAPGLTWRTIGGVLDFYIFLGPDPSMVIQQYQQVIGFPAMPPMWALGFHLCRWGYGSSNGTWQTVRAMRNYQIPQDGQWNDIDYMDGYRDFTLDSQKFSSLPSLVEDLHKHGQHYVMILDPGISSTSPNGSYWPFDEGLRRGLFLNTTQGQPLIGQVWPGFTAFADFSNPDTHQWWLENLQHFHAHVPFDGLWIDMNEPSNFMDGSEHGCPPGELDNPPYTPAVLGDSLSAKTVCASAKQKVSVHYNLHNLYGLMEAKATASALIQLRGKRPFLISRSTFPSQGRYSGHWLGDNRSQWKDMRYSIPGLLSFSLFGIPLVGADICGFSGSASEELCTRWMQLGAFYPFSRNHNTQNEKAQDPTAFSPAARTAMKDVLLTRYSLLPFLYTLFHRAHLQGDTVARPLFFEFPQDKATWELDRQFLWGQSLLVTPVLEPGVDSVTGYVPQGTWYDFYTGSSVNSSGEMLKMSAPLEHLNLHIREGSILPTQKPGTTTEATRGNPLRLIVALSSHATAWGDLFWDDGESLDTFEKGDYSYVVFNVTQNIFTSTVLHASTEATKVTVGTLSIFGVQKPPSKVLLNGQEKPFSYLDNQVLNVSDLGMSLSQGFSLQWL; translated from the exons ATGAAGTCGTACCAGAAGCTGACagcagcccagccagcagcatgCCGGCTGGAAGAGGAGGGGGCAGCCCCGGTGCCCTCTGGCCACGGGAAGCTGGCCCCGTGGTGGGTGGGCAGTGGGCTGCTGGTGGCCGCTGTTCTGCTGAGCACCGTCACCGTCTGGGTGCTGCGGCAAGTGTCGGGGGGCTGGCTGGGACCCACGGCACCCCCAAAATGCCTGGCGGTCCCCGAGAGCCGTCGCTTTGACTGCTACCCGGAGCGGCGCGTGGTGGTGACCCAGGAGCTCTGCGAAAGCCGAGGCTGCTGCTTCATCCCGAGTCCCCCGCTGGCAGAGGGCAGGCAGGGGGTGCCCTGGTGCTTCTATCCCCCTGACTTCCCCAGCTACACCCTGGAGAGCCTCAACCAGACAGCGCTGGGCATGGTGGGGCTGCTGGTGCAGAGGGAGAAGGCCTATTACCCCCGGGACATCCAGAAGCTGAGGCTGGATGTGGAATTTGAGACGGACACACGGCTGCACATCAAG ATAACAGATGCAGCCAACCCACGCTATGAGGTGCCCCTTGATGTTCCCCGGGTGATGAAGAGAGCGGAAAACCCCATCTATAGTCTGAACTTCTCCTGGGACCCCTTTGGGGTGGTGCTGCAGCGCAAGGCAACAGGGACAGTGCT GCTAAACACCACCGTGGCCCCCTTGATCTTTGCTGACCAGTTTCTCCAGATATCCACATCACTGCCATCCAGGTTCCTCTATGGGCTGGGGGAGCACCGTGacagcctcctgcacagcctggACTGGAACACCCTCACGCTGTGGGCCCGCGACGTCTCTCCCACG GAATCATTCAACCTGTACGGTGCCCACCCCTTCTACCTGCTGATGGAGGAGGGTGGAAACGCTCACGGTGTTTTCCTGCTCAACAGCAACGCCATGG AGGTGGCTCTGCAGCCTGCTCCAGGCCTGACCTGGAGGACCATTGGAGGGGTGCTGGATTTTTACATCTTCCTGGGGCCCGATCCCAGCATGGTCATCCAACAGTACCAGCAGGTGATAG GGTTCCCAGCCATGCCCCCCATGTGGGCTCTTGGCTTCCATCTCTGCCGCTGGGGCTACGGATCCAGCAACGGGACCTGGCAGACTGTGAGAGCCATGAGGAACTACCAGATCCCCCAG gatgGGCAGTGGAATGACATCGATTACATGGATGGCTACCGGGACTTCACCTTGGATTCCCAGAAGttttcctccctgccctccctggtggAAGACCTCCACAAACATGGGCAGCACTACGTTATGATCTTG gATCCTGGCatcagcagcaccagccccaaTGGCTCCTACTGGCCTTTTGATGAAGGCTTGAGACGGGGCTTGTTCCTCAACACCACCCAGGGGCAGCCACTCATCGGGCAG GTCTGGCCTGGTTTCACTGCCTTTGCAGACTTCTCCAACCCAGACACACACCAGTGGTGGCTGGAGAACCTGCAGCACTTCCATGCCCACGTGCCCTTTGATGGCCTCTGGATC GACATGAATGAGCCATCCAACTTCATGGATGGGTCTGAACATGGGTGCCCCCCAGGAGAGTTGGACAACCCACCCTACACTCCAG CCGTGCTGGGCGATTCCCTCTCTGCAAAGACGGTGTGTGCCTCAGCAAAGCAGAAAGTCTCCGTGCACTACAACCTCCACAACCTCTATGGGCTGATGGAAGCCAAAGCCACAGCAAG CGCCTTGATCCAGCTGCGGGGGAAGCGCCCCTTCCTCATCTCCCGCTCCACCTTCCCCAGCCAGGGCCGCTACTCGGGGCACTGGCTGGGTGACAACCGCAGCCAGTGGAAGGACATGCGTTACTCCATCCCGG ggctgctgagcttCAGCCTCTTTGGCATCCCTCTGGTCGGGGCGGACATCTGCGGCTTCTCGGGCAGCGCCTCGGAGGAGCTGTGCACACGCTGGATGCAGCTCGGCGCCTTCTACCCCTTCTCCCGCAACCACAACACCCAGAACGAGAAG GCCCAGGACCCAACAGCGTTCAGCCCCGCAGCCAGGACAGCCATGAAGGACGTGCTGCTGACCCGCTactccctcctgcccttcctctaCACCCTTTTCCACCGTGCCCACCTGCAGGGGGACACCGTGGCCCGGCCCTTGTTCTTTGA GTTCCCTCAGGATAAGGCCACGTGGGAGCTGGACAGGCAGTtcctgtggggccagagcctgcTGGTAACCCCAGTGCTGGAGCCTGGGGTGGACTCAGTCACAGGTTATGTCCCCCAAGGCACGTGGTACGACTTCTACACG ggctcctcaGTGAACAGCAGTGGGGAGATGTTGAAGATGTCAGCCCCTCTGGAGCACCTCAACCTGCACATCCGGGAAGGTTCCATCCTGCCCACCCAG AAACCAGGAACCACCACAGAGGCCACCCGAGGGAACCCCCTGCGTCTCATCGTGGCCTTGTCCTCGCATGCCACGGCCTGGGGTGACCTTTTCTGGGATGATGGCGAGAGCCTGGACACCTTCGAGAAGGGCGACTACTCCTACGTGGTGTTCAATGTCACACAG AACATCTTCACCTCCACCGTCCTCCATGCCAGCACCGAGGCCACCAAGGTCACCGTTGGCACACTGAGCATCTTTGGGGTGCAGAAGCCGCCCAGCAAGGTCCTCCTGAATGGCCAGGAGAAGCCCTTTTCCTACCTGGACAACCAG GTTCTCAACGTGAGTGACCTTGGCATGAGCCTCAGCCAGGGCTTCTCCCTGCAGTGGCTGTga